In one Asterias amurensis chromosome 9, ASM3211899v1 genomic region, the following are encoded:
- the LOC139941394 gene encoding uncharacterized protein, which produces MASCKNSNWTRRLLVDKLNGIRTALYSNAHLALEMSSFSHPNHQLDPRLAQAASPSLTEKRSVFKSSADDEECMSTTHSHLNSGSIICSSSSYGGTLDCPMSLSSDCGELTSTLNSVDNVSPELLPQSSYTVCSSHQLTSQSVLPLSSACGTVTLSRETQNQTGQLEESEKSIQLELSEFSFASREVGLSQSADSHGTSCMENHGCSVQIKVEEMEEPVNSASLTSDNLEQSTILSDRSHPFLSGTQQQFNTEKSCKANDIRELPTNHGCAGKSSVDTNDQGLFGSKETNDQYQGSALSNKETNDQCQGSSLFSSEETNDQCRSSAMSSTASKKQCQRFETNGQCRISAMRSKETNDQCRGSALSSKETNDQHQVPASSTKETNNDQCQAPTSYSKETNDQCQVPASCSKETNDQCQLYNFVIFSHDDDADKADCIFRFLEDKHLRGFKNGRDDTPGTFKSDELVKSIKNTEKILLLLTPKSIHDENFKFVLNLSLTHSIERRSTSLIPICLGIQRFQVPETLRSKCCIHYNDFGDKFKDRLFRVFRSTCRSSSTSSVSFDSQSSSPSSIMESESSTKSSDSPKLKKSHSMPSSSSPNRPWYTPISRFFSSHK; this is translated from the coding sequence ATGGCAAGCTGTAAAAATAGCAACTGGACAAGAAGATTACTTGTAGATAAGTTGAATGGCATCAGAACTGCTTTGTATTCAAATGCCCATCTGGCTTTAGAGATGTCATCGTTTTCACATCCAAACCATCAGTTGGATCCCAGGCTGGCTCAGGCTGCTTCCCCATCATTAACAGAAAAAAGGTCAGTTTTCAAATCATCTGCTGATGATGAGGAGTGCATGTCCACTACGCACAGTCATTTGAATTCGGGGTCAATTATTTGTTCCTCTTCAAGCTATGGCGGTACTTTGGACTGCCCCATGTCACTGTCATCGGACTGTGGAGAACTTACAAGTACCCTGAATAGCGTCGACAACGTATCACCAGAGTTATTGCCACAGTCAAGTTATACAGTATGCTCGAGCCACCAACTTACCTCTCAATCAGTTTTGCCTTTGTCGTCAGCCTGTGGAACAGTTACACTAAGCAGAGAAACCCAGAATCAGACGGGGCAACTTGAAGAGTCGGAGAAGTCAATTCAGTTGGAGCTGTCGGAATTTTCCTTCGCCAGCCGAGAGGTTGGTCTGTCTCAGTCAGCAGACAGTCATGGAACCTCCTGCATGGAAAATCATGGGTGTTCAGTTCAAATTAAGGTTGAAGAGATGGAAGAGCCTGTAAACAGTGCTTCACTGACAAGTGATAACCTAGAACAGTCAACTATCTTGTCAGACCGATCCCATCCATTTTTATCGGGTACTCAGCAACAATTTAACACAGAGAAATCATGCAAAGCCAATGATATTCGTGAACTACCAACAAATCATGGCTGTGCTGGTAAAAGCAGTGTAGACACTAATGACCAGGGCCTATTTGGTAGTAAAGAAACTAATGACCAGTATCAGGGCTCTGCATTGAGTAATAAAGAAACTAATGACCAATGTCAGGGCTCCTCTTTATTTAGTAGTGAGGAAACTAATGACCAATGTCGGAGCTCTGCAATGAGCAGCACAGcaagtaaaaaacaatgtcagAGGTTTGAGACTAATGGCCAGTGTCGGATCTCTGCAATGAGAAGTAAAGAAACTAATGACCAATGTCGGGGCTCTGCATTGAGTAGCAAAGAAACTAATGACCAACATCAGGTCCCTGCATCAAGTACCAAAGAAACTAATAATGACCAATGTCAGGCCCCTACATCGTATAGCAAAGAAACTAATGACCAATGTCAGGTTCCTGCATCATGTAGCAAAGAAACTAACGACCAATGTCAATTGTACAATTTCGTTATTTTTTCCCATGATGACGATGCAGATAAAGCCGATTGCATCTTTCGCTTCTTAGAAGACAAACATCTTCGAGGATTCAAAAATGGCAGAGACGACACGCCAGGAACATTTAAGAGCGATGAGCTTGTGAAATCCATCAAGAATACTGAGAAGATTTTGTTACTTCTCACACCCAAGTCAATTCACGACGAGAACTTCAAATTTGTGCTGAATTTGAGTTTAACACACTCAATAGAAAGGAGGAGTACAAGTTTAATACCCATTTGTTTAGGGATACAACGATTCCAAGTGCCTGAAACACTGAGGTCTAAATGTTGTATTCATTATAACGATTTCGGTGATAAATTTAAAGACAGACTTTTTAGGGTATTTCGTTCTACATGTAGATCTTCATCAACTTCTAGTGTGAGTTTTGATTCTCAATCTAGCTCACCTAGTAGTATAATGGAAAGCGAATCGTCAACAAAATCAAGTGATTctccaaaactaaaaaaaagtcACAGTATGCCATCTTCTTCATCCCCAAACAGGCCATGGTACACTCCTATTTCTCGGTTTTTCTCCTCTCACAAGTAA
- the LOC139942281 gene encoding kelch-like protein 31, producing MRRWKNRKRNPPTQQGNTAQTKNSTTTNQRPNDSVTQLQKGSVSKLQKGSVSKLQKGSVSKLKKGSVNTKESVSLPQVESLEHDLSSRPSQPKALVSNPPKGIVLSEPPELQLKLSTLLEVSHPNVVLPSSDAPHSEHVLVAMTALWKKKQLNDVVLAIGPHRIGTHKLILAACSGYFLELFTKDGVGDSDDEFLYTLHGISFETLKLLLEAMYTGHFSVDSSRLEEILSAVVYLKLSFALKICSDFMIGSLNTHTCLRTLGLATVFGLTRVIDKASEMASRNFSLVADTPDFLELPEKTLMALISRDDLVVDTELSVFQAMLRWIDVYREVRLDHASLLLENVRLPMIKPPDLVDHVESVEYLMKLPECEALVKEALHYYCLPLRQSIMQSKRTTPRSTVHLTTMVALGGHPRQAKQPVGNVLTYYNPNTNEWRMLSKMVHPRHHHAAAVLGGFLYVAGGREVLNSPDAPLKSGHRYDPRTDSWIQIADMRNARESFQMGVVDGMIYAVGGRMNSDSSLAAVERYNPNTDQWEDRAPLSTPRRCVAVAVHDGKLYAVGGSGNKKISNKVEVYLPRSDTWKTKKDLKSPRFFSHLSSVGDYLYLAGGAEVDPTGGGVRCVPHIQRYDPVKDTWTKLRAMRQPRAEAASCVVGTRIYVIGGYCWDKKSWLRSAECYDVEADEWTDVEGYTNAYTGMACCCLTLHKLP from the exons ATGCGAAGGTGGAAAAACAGGAAACGAAATCCCCCTACACAACAAGGGAACACAGCACAGACGAAGAATTCTACCACCACCAACCAACGGCCGAATGATTCTGTTACCCAGCTGCAGAAGGGCTCTGTCAGCAAGCTGCAGAAGGGTTCTGTCAGCAAGCTGCAGAAGGGTTCTGTCAGCAAGTTGAAGAAGGGTTCTGTCAACACCAAGGAGTCTGTGAGTCTCCCGCAAGTAGAATCTTTAGAACATGATCTCTCGTCGAGACCATCCCAGCCCAAGGCGCTAGTATCGAACCCACCGAAAGGAATCGTGTTGTCAGAGCCACCAGAGTTGCAATTGAAACTTAGCACGCTGCTGGAGGTATCTCATCCAAATGTTGTACTCCCATCGTCCGACGCTCCTCACTCCGAGCACGTGCTCGTGGCAATGACTGCACTGTGGAAGAAGAAACAACTGAACGACGTGGTGCTCGCTATCGGACCTCACCGGATTGGAACTCACAAACTCATCCTTGCCGCTTGCAGTGGATACTTTCTTGAACTCTTTACGAAGGACGGAGTTGGTGACAGCGATGACGAGTTCCTGTACACGCTTCATGGTATCTCCTTCGAGACTCTCAAACTGCTCCTGGAGGCGATGTACACGGGTCACTTCTCCGTAGACTCTTCTCGACTCGAGGAGATACTCTCGGCAGTCGTCTATCTCAAACTGTCCTTTGCACTCAAAATATGCAGCGATTTCATGATCGGAAGCTTGAATACGCACACCTGCTTGAGAACTTTAGGGTTGGCTACTGTATTCGGCTTGACGCGAGTTATTGATAAAGCATCTGAAATGGCGTCCAGAAATTTCTCCCTGGTTGCTGACACTCCGGATTTCTTGGAGTTACCAGAGAAGACTCTGATGGCCCTTATATCCCGGGATGACTTGGTCGTGGACACCGAGCTGAGTGTCTTCCAAGCAATGCTACGTTGGATTGACGTTTACCGTGAGGTACGGCTGGACCACGCTTCCCTGCTCCTTGAGAATGTCCGCCTCCCGATGATCAAGCCTCCGGACCTTGTGGACCACGTGGAAAGCGTCGAGTACCTCATGAAACTCCCCGAATGTGAGGCTCTGGTGAAGGAGGCACTTCACTATTACTGCTTGCCTTTACGGCAGAGCATTATGCAGTCTAAGCGGACTACTCCTCGGTCTACAGTACACCTGACCACCATGGTGGCGCTGGGTGGACATCCTCGTCAGGCTAAACAACCAGTGGGGAATGTATTGACGTACTACAACCCCAACACAAATGAATGGAGAATGCTTTCCAAAATGGTTCACCCGAGACATCATCATGCTG CTGCCGTCCTGGGCGGATTTCTGTACGTTGCTGGTGGGAGGGAGGTTCTTAACAGCCCAGACGCCCCGTTGAAATCAGGTCATAGATACGACCCACGTACGGACTCGTGGATTCAAATTGCAGACATGCGCAACGCAAGGGAGAGCTTCCAGATGGGAGTGGTGGATGGAATGATCTATGCTGTTG GAGGACGTATGAATAGCGATTCGTCATTGGCTGCCGTGGAGAGATACAACCCAAACACCGACCAATGGGAAGACAGGGCGCCACTTTCAACTCCTAGACGATGTGTTGCTGTCGCTGTGCATGATGGAAAGTTGTATGCCGTGGGTGGATCAG GAAACAAGAAAATATCAAATAAGGTTGAGGTTTACTTGCCCCGCTCCGACACGTGGAAGACGAAGAAAGACTTAAAGTCACCGCGATTCTTCTCCCACTTGTCATCAGTTGGGGATTACCTCTACCTGGCTGGCGGTGCCGAAGTCGATCCTACCGGGGGAGGAGTTCGGTGTGTCCCGCATATCCAACGCTACGACCCTGTCAAGGACACGTGGACCAAACTGAGAGCTATGAGGCAGCCCCGGGCCGAGGCGGCAAGCTGCGTAGTGGGTACCCGCATCTACGTCATAGGGGGGTATTGCTGGGACAAGAAATCCTGGCTTCGGTCTGCCGAGTGTTACGATGTAGAGGCGGACGAATGGACCGACGTTGAGGGTTACACAAACGCTTACACTGGAATGGCTTGCTGCTGTTTAACACTTCATAAACTTCCCTGA
- the LOC139941397 gene encoding survival motor neuron protein-like, whose translation MNQASALVFRTEKSDDNDASDIWDDTALIKAYDKAIKSIQGGVSNEESGEVENGRSSASNASRRRKRKYYSHHKKNRKKQGWKVGDRCRATYTEDEFIYDAVIKLIDSDTSTCWVTYIGYGNEEEKELSELMSAGSESASPSRPVNGDFEAGYESMDYPNHTQSPAHSGSEFRGQNHNSYHGAQAWHQPYSQFIPPGPPRMHWPPHPMQPSFTPPSMPPFPYYPGSGFMPQGFGMPHIPSMIPPPPPMSTPPEVHQEGNEEALHSMLMSWYMSGYHTGYYQGLKQGRSSFHSASPRMPESRRQSERQSRPRNSGAQSR comes from the exons ATGAACCAAGCTTCTGCACTTGTCTTTCGTACCGAAAAG agtgaTGACAATGATGCATCTGATATCTGGGATGACACTGCCTTAATCAAAGCATACGACAAAGCCATTAAGTCCATCCAG GGTGGAGTCAGCAACGAAGAAAGTGGTGAGGTAGAGAATGGCAGAAGCAGTGCCAGTAATGCCAGCAGACGTCGCAAGAGGAAATATTACTCACACCACAAGAAGAACCGGAAGAAACAAGGG TGGAAAGTCGGTGACCGTTGCCGTGCGACATACACGGAGGACGAGTTCATTTACGACGCCGTGATTAAGCTCATCGACAGTGACACGTCTACCTGTTGGGTGACGTACATCGGCTACGGCAATGAAGAGGAGAAAGAACTGAGCGAACTCATGTCTGCTGGGTCGGAGAGTGCCTCCCCGTCGAGACCAGTTAATGGAGACTTTGAG GCAGGCTATGAATCAATGGACTACCCTAACCACACCCAAAGCCCCGCTCATTCTGGGTCAGAGTTCAGGGGTCAAAACCACAACTCGTATCATGGTGCACAGGCCTGGCACCAACCTTACTCCCAGTTCATTCCGCCTGGCCCTCCTCGGATGCATTGGCCGCCCCATCCAATG CAACCTAGCTTCACTCCACCGAGCATGCCTCCATTTCCTTACTATCCTGGCAGTGGGTTTATGCCTCAG GGTTTTGGAATGCCTCATATACCCTCCATGATACCTCCTCCACCACCGATGTCTACACCTCCCGAGGTACATCAAGAGGGTAATGAGGAGGCTCTCCATTCCATGCTAATGTCTTGGTATATGAGTGGGTATCACACCGGTTACTACCAG GGATTGAAACAAGGGAGATCATCCTTTCATTCCGCCTCTCCCAGAATGCCAGAAAGTAGAAGACAATCAGAACGCCAGTCAAGACCAAGAAATAGTGGTGCTCAATCTAGATAG
- the LOC139941395 gene encoding S-adenosylmethionine-dependent methyltransferase Rv2258c-like codes for MAATELQCKGADQAFLNRISDQLLGGIAGIGIAMGMETGLFDVLITLGENPHTSQQIADTAGMKERYVREWLGCMAAADIIKFDATTETYWLPTNRSNIMELKAVALTAPTLYGGFFKVAECFRKDGPSGVPYNAYHKFDELMALTQGPFFRDQLVQKFIPSMPELHQQLINGLEVLDIGCGEGISTFAMARHFPKSKFYGVDLSQSALAKARDKEDEMGLSNVEFINADITQMPSDWTDKFDYLFMHFILHDLSYPTKALREMHRVLKPGGTLSVVESNTHSNLQENLDMQDRENILIEYIYSLLNCMPTSLYPGDGAAGFGAMWGREKAKEALEQANFRVVTVTEAYKEGVHLMCKKPMTG; via the exons ATGGCAGCCACAGAGCTCCAGTGTAAAGGGGCCGACCAGGCGTTTTTAAACCGTATTTCTGATCAACTTCTTGGAGGTATAGCGGGTATTGGTATTGCCATGGGTATGGAGACGGGGTTATTTGATGTGCTGATTACCCTGGGGGAGAATCCACATACCAGCCAGCAAATTGCCGACACGGCTGGGATGAAAGAAAG ATATGTGAGAGAGTGGTTGGGATGCATGGCTGCTGCTGATATTATTAAGTTTGATGCGACAACGGAAACCTACTGGCTCCCGACCAACCGATCAAACATCATGGAACTGAAAGCTGTTGCTTTAACAGCACCCACTTTGTACGGAGGATTCTTCAAAGTTGCAGAATGTTTCAGAAAGGATGGACCATCAG GTGTACCATATAATGCCTATCACAAGTTTGATGAGTTGATGGCTTTGACGCAAGGCCCCTTTTTCAGGGATCAGCTAGTCCAGAAGTTTATTCCATCCATGCCCGAGTTGCATCAACAGCTAA TAAATGGACTGGAGGTGTTGGACATCGGATGTGGAGAAGGCATCTCCACCTTCGCCATGGCCAGACACTTTCCCAAGAGTAAATTTTACGGTGTGGATCTATCCCAATCGGCCCTCGCCAAAGCTCGAGATAAAGAGGACGAGATGGGTCTCTCTAACGTTGAGTTCATCAATGCGGATATCACACAAATGCCCTCTGACTGGACAGACAAGTTTGACTACTTGTTCATGCATTTTATCCTTCATGATCTCTCGTACCCCACTAAGGCTCTCCGAGAGATGCATCGGGTACTCAAGCCAGGAGGAACACTCTCAGTCGTTGAAAGTAATACTCACTCAAACCTCCAAGAAAACTTGGATATGCAAGACCGGGAGAATATTCTAATTGAATACATTTATAGTCTACTGAATTGTATGCCGACATCTCTATATCCGGGAGATGGGGCAGCAGGTTTTGGGGCAATGTGGGGTCGTGAGAAAGCTAAAGAGGCACTGGAACAGGCCAACTTCCGAGTTGTTACGGTAACTGAAGCTTATAAAGAAGGGGTACATCTTATGTGTAAGAAACCAATGACTGGCTAA